One segment of Procambarus clarkii isolate CNS0578487 chromosome 1, FALCON_Pclarkii_2.0, whole genome shotgun sequence DNA contains the following:
- the LOC123754348 gene encoding GATA zinc finger domain-containing protein 14-like, protein MTNTNKDKHQQRQTPTMTNTNKDKHQQRQTPTKTNTNKDKHQQRQTPTRTNTNKDKHQQRQTPTKTNTNKDKHQQRQTPTKTDTNKDRHQQGQTPTRTNTNKDKHQQRQTPTKTNTNKDRHQQRQTPTKTNTNKDKHQQRQTPTKTDTNKDRHQQGQTPTRTNTNKDKHQQRQTPTRTNTNKDKHQQRQTPTKTNTNKDKHQQRQTPTKTDTNKDRHQQRQTPTKTNTNKDKHQQRQTPTRTNTNKDKHQQRQTPTKTDTNKDRHQQRQTPTKTNTNKDRHQQRQTPTKTNTNKDKHQQRQTPTRTDTNKDKHQQRQTPTKTDTNKDKHQQGQTPTRTNTNKDKHQQRQTPTKTDTNKDKHQQGQTLTKTNTNKDKHQQRQTPTKTNTNKDKHQQRQTPTNTSPTKTDTSQFLTSVC, encoded by the coding sequence ATGACAAACACCAACAAAGACAAACACCAACAAAGACAAACACCGACAATGACAAACACCAACAAAGACAAACACCAACAAAGACAAACACCAACAAAGACAAACACCAACAAAGACAAACACCAACAAAGACAAACACCAACAAGGACAAACACCAACAAAGACAAACACCAACAAAGACAGACACCAACAAAGACAAACACCAACAAAGACAAACACCAACAAAGACAAACACCAACAAAGACAGACACCAACAAGGACAGACACCAACAAGGACAAACACCAACAAGGACAAACACCAACAAGGACAAACACCAACAAAGACAAACACCAACAAAGACAAACACCAACAAAGACAGACACCAACAAAGACAGACACCAACAAAGACAAACACCAACAAAGACAAACACCAACAAAGACAAACACCAACAAAGACAGACACCAACAAGGACAGACACCAACAAGGACAAACACCAACAAGGACAAACACCAACAAGGACAAACACCAACAAAGACAAACACCAACAAGGACAAACACCAACAAAGACAAACACCAACAAAGACAAACACCAACAAAGACAAACACCAACAAGGACAAACACCAACAAAGACAAACACCAACAAAGACAGACACCAACAAAGACAGACACCAACAAAGACAGACACCAACAAAGACAAACACCAACAAAGACAAACACCAACAAAGACAAACACCAACAAGGACAAACACCAACAAAGACAAACACCAACAAAGACAAACACCAACAAAGACAGACACCAACAAAGACAGACACCAACAAAGACAAACACCAACAAAGACAAACACCAACAAAGACAGACACCAACAAAGACAGACACCAACAAAGACAAACACCAACAAAGACAAACACCAACAAAGACAGACACCAACAAGGACAGACACCAACAAGGACAAACACCAACAAAGACAAACACCAACAAAGACAGACACCAACAAGGACAAACACCAACAAGGACAAACACCAACAAGGACAAACACTAACAAAGACAAACACCAACAAAGACAAACACCAACAAAGACAGACACCAACAAGGACAAACACCAACAAGGACAAACACTAACAAAGACAAACACCAACAAAGACAAACACCAACAAAGACAGACACCAACAAAGACAAACACCAACAAAGACAAACACCAACAAAGACAGACACCAACAAACACCTCCCCAACAAAGACAgacacctcacagttcctcacaAGTGTGTGCTAG